The genomic DNA AAGCCAGCGGGGTGAACCAACCCAGAGATTCCACCAGCCCGACCGGTACAATCAGGCAGAACAGCGAAATGAACAGCCGTGGGAAATAGACATAAGGGTAGGGCAGCGGCGTATTGGCGATGCGCTCCATGCCGCCCTGGCTGTTGGACAGATCCACCAGCGTGGACTCCAGCCGCGCCAGGCGAATGCTGTCCAGGCGCCCGGCCTTGTATTCCCGGGCGAGCAGGGCGGCGGAGCCGGTGAGGATGTCGTTGGCAAAGTTGTTGGTGGTGCCACTGCGGGCGAATTCATCGGCGGGAATGAACGCCCGAACTTCTTCAGGGCAAGGATGGCCTTGCAGATGTGCCGCGAGGCAATTGACATAGGCGACGTGGCGACGCAACAGGGTCGACTTGACCGGGTTCACCTCGCGGCCGGAATCATCCAGCAGCGTCAGCACCTGCCGGGCAAAGCTGCGCGAGTTGTTGATCATCGCGCCCCACAGCGTGCGCGCTTCCCACCAACGGTTGTATGCGCTGCTGTTGCGGAAACTGATCAACACAATCAACGCCGAACCGAGCAAGGTCAGCGGCATCAGCGGCAGGTTCAGTTTGGCGTTGAGAAACAGCATGAAGTCCACGGTGACGGCAATGTCCCAGAGCAACAGCCAGAACAAGGCCCAACCCACGTAGCCCAAGGTCTTGATGATCAGACGGTATTTTTTGACGATGGCAGCTTTCAAACGGAAACCTCGTGGCGAGCGGTCAGCATTAATGCCTTAGCTCGGACGCTGTTTTCGGGGTAAAGGTTCGGTGAAGGAAATTCCCGGGCATAAATAAAACTGCCGGACAAGCCCAGGGCTGTCCGGCAGTTTTTTGCGTGGCCGGGCATCCCCGATCAATCACCGAATCAACGGCACGCCACTGAGGGTTTGCAAATCCTCAAAACTGATATCGGCGTAAATCTCCTTGACCTTCAAGCCGTCGGGCCTGACGTCCAGAATGGCCAGGTCGGTGTAAATCCGGGTAACGCAACCAATGCCGGTCAGCGGGTAGGTGCATTGCGGCACCAGTTTGCTTTCGCCGGTCTTGGTCAGGTGATCCATCATGACGAACACCTGACGCGCGCCGGTCGCCAGGTCCATCGCGCCACCGACGGCTGGAATAGAGCCTTCAGCGCCGGTGTGCCAGTTGGCCAGGTCGCCGTTGACCGACACCTGAAAAGCGCCGAGCACGGCAATGTCGATGTGCCCGCCGCGCATCATCGAAAACGAATCGGCGTGATGAAAGTAGGCACCACCGGCCAGCAGCGTGACGTGCTGCTTGCCCGCGTTGATCAGGTCATCGTCTTCCTCACCCGGCGCAGGACTCGGGCCCATGCCCAACACACCGTTCTCACTGTGGAGGAACACTTCCTTGTCACCCAGGTAGTTGGCCACCAGCGTCGGCACGCCAATGCCGAGGTTCACGTAAGCGCCTTCGAGAATGTCGTCGGCCACACGCTGGGCCATTTCGCTACGCGAGAGTTTGTTCATAACAGTCATGGCGGGCCTCAGTTGACGTTGGCTTTCGGGACACGGGCGAGCGGCACGGCGACCACGCGCTGGACGAAGATCCCAGGGGTGACAATGTGCTCGGGATCCAGCTCGCCCAGCTCGACGATCTGGTTGACCTGGGCGATGGCTGTCGTTGCCGCCATGGCCATGATCGGGCCGAAATTACGCGCTGCTTTGCGGTAGGTGAGATTGCCCCAACGGTCGCCTTTTTCGGCCTTGATCAGCGCCAAATCGGCGCGCAACGGCATTTCCAGCACATAGTTGCGCCCGTCGATCACGCGGGTTTCCTTGCCTTCGGCCAGTAACGTGCCAAAGCCAGTGGGCGAATAAAATGCACCGATGCCAGAACCCGCCGCACGGATACGTTCAGCGAGGTTGCCCTGTGGGACGACCTCAAGCTGCACTTTGCCGGCCAGATAGAGCTCGTCGAACACATAGGAATCGGATTGGCGCGGAAACGAGCAGATGACCTTGGCCACACGCCCGGCCTTGAGCAACGCCGCCAGACCGATTTCACCATTGCCGGCATTGTTGCTGATGATGGTCAGCTCGCGAGCGCCGCAAGCAATGACGCCATCCACCAACTCGGACGGCATGCCCGCCGTACCGAAACCACCCACCATGATGGTTGAGCCATCGGCAATGCCATCGAGTGCGGCAGCGACGGATTCAAACGTTTTGTTGATCAAGGCGTTCTCCTGTTATTCATCTTTGTGTGAACAGATCAATCAGCATGCAAACCGCAGGAATTTCGGTGCCTGCAGCGTTATGCATAGCCTGCCAAACAATGGGGTGAAGAGGGTGGCCCGAGAGGCGATGTCGTGCGATTAGCGAACGCTACCATCTGGCGACGAAGGTGGTGTTGATCAACCTGGAGAGGGGGCGCCTGGCGCCCAGAAAGACTCCGAACGTCCGTTAATGAGGTTAGAGTGGTCATTAACCGCCTCACACGTCGCGAAGAACAAATGCCGCCGGCAATGGTGGAACTCCTTCGCGCAATGCTTCCCACAAATGCAAGGAGGCGCTGGTGTGATAACGCTTTCGGGAACGAATCAGGTATGCAGAGCGATGCAAATCGGGTGCAGAAATCGGTCGAGCCCCGTCAAGCATGTTCAAGCTGAGCGCCGCCATGGTGTTCATGACAGCCGTCACATTGTTGTAGCGCGTAGCCTCTGCCAAATCAGACAAAATATCTGACTCAAGATAAATGCACGGCTTAAGACGGGCCTTGGCAAAGGCTGCGTCTAATTGCCGTCGCATCATGTACTCGCTGGGCAGCAAAGCCAATTTACCTTGGGCAAGCGTTACCAAATCAATGCTTTCTCCGTTGTGCGGCGCGTTGCTGATCGCCACAAACTGCTCCTGGAAGCACTTCGTAATCTCCAGGTCCGCAGAAGGTTCAGGATCAAATGTCACCGCCAGTTCAAAATCTCCGCGCAGGACACCATCGGTCAATGCCTGCGCGCTACGCCGGCGTAGAGATACCGACAAAGCCGGCCATTGCTCCTGAGCCCGGCGGACAACCGGTAAAACCCAACATTCGCCATAGGATTGTACGAGCCCTACGCGCACCAACCCGCCAACCTCTTGCGAGCGATCGCTGATGCTGCGCAATGCCGCTTGGAGATCGCCAAGGCAAGCTGAAATCTGCAGATGAAGTTGATTGGCCGGTTGTGTCGGTCTGGCGCGCCCCCCACTGCGATCAAATAGCCTAAGTCCGAGCGTCATCTCCAGAGCTGCAATTTGTTCAGACAAGGCAGGTTGCGAAATCGAACATGATTTCGCGGCTTCGTTAAAGCTGCTGCATTCCATCGCTGCGCTGAAATAGCGCAATTGGCGCAACGAAATGGCTTCTAGAGGGTCGCGATTTTTAATAGGTTTTTCCGATGGCTTTTAAAGAAAAAAGTGAATTTACCTTGGCAAATCCTATTGGAGATACTGGTGACCGTCAAATGCGGTGGTAGCCAGCCTTTACACCGCAACCTTTTTTCTCTCTCCTGGCCAAACGGGTTTGCCATGCCACATATCAAAATTGAAGCAAGCGCTGGGATTATCGATGTCATCGACTGGGCAAATGTCTTGAACAAGTTGCACACCGGGCTGGCCAATGAGGGCTGGGCCAGACTGTCAGATCTTAAATCCCGCATCCACCCCTGTACCGCGGCTGTTTCAGCTGATGATCCGAGCGCCCAACAAGTCATCGCGACGTTGGTTCTGACTAATCCAAGGCCTGCTGAAATGCAGCGAGCGATGATCCAGATGGTTCTGGAGTACCTTGGACAAGCCATTGATGCCACCCACCCGGATCAGTGGGTTCAATGCTGCGTCTTTCTGCAGCCGGTTCCCAAACACGATTACATCAAGCAGCAGTGGAACCCTCCGAGTTCAGCGTAACCGAGCAATACCACAACGATTTGTGAGTCACATTTTCCTAACAACAAGAAGCAGACAAAATGAAAAACTCTATTTTCCGCATTGCACTTTTGCTCGCAGGCAGCCCTCTTTTATTGGCGGCTTCACCCACTCAAGCCCAGGATGTCGTCCGTCTCGGCAATCTCAAACTGGCACATTTCGGGGCCGTCTCGTACATGAAGGACCATTGCAGCAAATACGGTTTGAAGGTTGAAGAGCGGGTTTTTTCTAAAGGTACTGACATGCTTCCGGCAATCATCTCGGGTGACCTCGACATCGCCGCTTTTGGCTCGGAGGCAGCCATTTCGGGGCGCTCTAACGGTGTGCCAATCTTTGCTCTGGCTGGTTTCTCGACCGGGGGCGCGCGCATCATCGCCGGAGCCGACAGTGGCATCAAAAGTATGAAAGACCTTAAAGGCAAGCGTGTCGCCGTCACTCGCGGTACTGCGCTGGAGCTAATGCTCTATGGAGAGCTTGAGCTTGCGGGCCTGACCTGGTCTGACAAACCGGGCAAGGATGTGCAGGTAGTTTTCCTCGCTTTTGCCGATCTCAACAATGCCTTGGTCACCAAGCAAATAGACGCGATGAATCAAGCCGAGCCGCAGGCAACACAAGCACTCAGCAAGAACATCGGAATCGAAATCACCAAGCCCTATAACACAGCCATGGGTAGCCCTTCTCGTCTGCTCGTCATGACCGAAAAAATGTACAAGGAAACCCCCGACGTCGCGCAGCGTGTTGTTACCTGTTTTGTAGAGTCGACCGTACTATTCAACAAAGATATGGCTTTGGCCGACAAATACGTGCGCGAGCAGATGTTCAAGGGACAACTCACTCCACAGGACTTCAAGGACGCCATGGAAAATGCGCAATACACGTACGACGTTACCCTTGAGCATATCGACATCACCACCAGTTACATGGCCAAGTATGGTGCGGGCAAGATGAGCAAGCCACCGAAGGCGGCCGAGTGGGTCAAGCTTGACTTGCTGCAAAAGGCTAAGGCCGATCTGAAGGTGACGCAATGATGCACAAACTCAAGAGCTTAGCCGAGGGGCTGCTGGTCCCGGTCGTGATATTGATTCTCTGGGAAGCTGGTTCGCGTTTCGGGTTGTTCTCGGCGATTCTTCTGCCTTCTCCCACTGCAGTCGCAATCAAGTGGTGGGCCTATCTGCTGCCGCTGCAATCGCAGGAACCCCACCAGAGCTATCTCGCCTGGCTATTCTCCGGCGAACTACTGCATGACGCTTACTCCAGCCTCTACCGCGTGATCGTCGGTTTCATCATCGGTGCCGCGCTGGCGTTGCCCGTCGGCCTTCTAATGGGGGCCAGCAACCGTATCTACCAGCTGCTCAACCCGTTGATGCAGATACTGCGGCCGATTCCACCGATTGCTTATATTCCGCTGGCTATCCTCTGGTTCGGGCTGGGCAATCCACCGTCCTTCTTCCTGATTGCCATTGGTGCTTTCTTCCCTGTATTGATGAATACCATTGCCGGTGTCCGTCAGGTCGATGGAATCTACCTGCGCGCTGCACGTAATCTCGGGGTTAATCAGTGGACGATGTTTAGCCGCATCATCCTGCCAGCCGCGACGCCCTACATCCTGGCGGGTGTGCGCATCGGTATCGGCAGCGCGTTTATCGTCGTGATCGTTTCCGAAATGATTGCGGTCAACGACGGCCTGGGCTTCAGGATTCTTGAGGCTCGGGAATTCATGTGGTCGGACAAAATCATCGCAGGCATGATCACCATCGGCATGCTCGGACTCCTTATCGATACCGCTGTCAGTCGACTAAATAACCATTTGCTGCGCTGGCATCGCGGCCTGGAGCAATAGCATGGCCCAAATCATCATCAACAACGTACAGAAGGTCTTTAAGACGCCGGGCAAGGATGTCATTGCGTTGAAGAATATCAATCTGGAGATCAAGCAGGGGGAGTTCGTTTGTTTGCTCGGCCCTTCGGGCTGTGGCAAGTCAACGCTACTCAACGCCGTGGCTGGCTTTGCGCTGCCTTCGGGTGGGGAGATTACCGTTGAGGGCAAGAACATCATCGGGCCTGGCCCGGATCGTGGCATGGTGTTTCAGGAATACGCACTGTTCCCGTGGATGAACATTTCTCAGAATATTGCGTTTGGCCTTGAAGTACAGAAGAAGTCGAAGTCGGAGATCGATTCGACGGTCAATCAGTTGCTGGCGTTGTTGCACCTCACTGATTTCCGCGACCGTTTTCCGAAAGATTTGTCCGGTGGCATGCGCCAGCGTGTAGCCATTGCCCGTGTGTTGGCGCTTGATTCGCCAATCATGCTGATGGATGAACCCTTCGGTGCTCTCGATGCGCTGACCCGGCGCAATTTGCAGGATGAATTGCTGCGCATCTGGGAGAAGCTAGGCAAGACGATTCTCTTCGTCACCCACTCGATAGAGGAGTCGATCTATCTCGCTGACCGTATTGTTGTAATGACTTATCGCCCAGGTACGGTCAAGCGCGATCACATTGTCGAGATACCCCGGCCGCGTGATCCGGCTTCGCCAGAGTTCAACAAACTGAAACGCGAACTTGGCCTGTTGGTCATGGAGGAGCAGCAGCGCCATTCCAATGATGAAATGAAACTTGCCACGGGCGACTGATAAAAGACCGAGAATATTGTTCAGAAGCAACATCTGAACCCCATTCAATCAGTTTTTAAACACCCAATCGTCACACCGCGCTATGACAAGGTGTGACGATTATCTTTTAGAGTATTGGCCTCTCGTGTCTTGTTGCTGTCTATCTGGCGATCGAAGGAAAAATTCTGGTCCAACATTTCGATAACGCTGAACTACCAGTCCTCTAGTGTCTGGCTATCCAATTGCGCAACGCGAGAAATAATGTAATCGCGCAAAGTGCGTATCAACGGGGTGATCTGGCGTCGGCTCGGCAACACCATGAAGAGTGGCGCCGGCTCGGTCGTCCAATGGGGACACAAGGCCTGGAGATGCCCTTGCGCAAGATCCTTGGCCACGTCTAAACGCGCCTTGTAGGCGATACCTTTACCCAGCAGCGCCCAAAGCCGCACGGCGTCGCCGTCGTTGGACACATTGATGCTCCTGACGCGCACGGTAATCTGCGGCTCATCCCCCAAAGAGAAGCGCCATCTGTCACGCACGTTGTCGCCTAGCATAAAGCACAGGCAGGCGTGGTCGGTCAGTTCGTGGGGGCTTGAGGGCGTGCCATGCCTGGACAGATAAGCGGGTGAGGCGCAAAGCACTCGACGGTGCGTCGGTGCCAGCGGGAGAGCCACAAGGCTGGAGTCTGGGGGTTGACCATAGCGGAAGGCCGCATCGACAGGCTCGCTGTACACATTGGCCATGCGATCTGACAGTTGCAGGCGGATTTCAACCTGTGGGTGCACATTCTGGAAGTCGTTGAGCCAGGGCAGCAGCAGGTTACGGCCGAAGTCGGACGATGCCGCGAGCTTGAGAACGCCCTGCAGAACCGGATCGCCCACGGTGATTTGCTGCGCGGCTTTCTGCAGTGTCTGTAAGGCCGGACGGCAATCTTCCAGGAAACGTTCGCCGTGTTCTGTCAGACGCAGGCTGCGAGTCGACCGCACAAATAGTTGCACGCCCAGTTCCGCTTCCAGACGTTTAAGCGCAGCGCTTGCCGCGGCCGGCGTCAGGTCGAGCTTGCGAGCGGTCGCAGATAGGCTTCCGGTGTCAACGGTACGTACAAAAATCTCAAGATCCTGTAGGGCTTTCATCGGTACGCGGGGCTCTCTGCTGGGCATATTTTCAAATATTATTTGAATATACCTTCTCGAAATAGGCTGTTCTTCAAATTATTTTGTTCGTGGATGATCAACACTCATCCACGGGATGTCAGGCGCTCAACAACCTGATCCGATTGCTCTTTGCCCTGCATGCCGCTTGACGTATGGCCGTTGTGATCAACGACTCAAAGTGAAAGCCAAATCTGAGAGAGACTTATGAAAGCCGATGATCGAGACCAACCGTCTATCCAGACGCCCGATAATCCACAGCGACGCACTTTTCTCCAGCACGCGGGGGTAGGTGTCGCCGCCCTCGCAGCCACGACTTTAGTCAATCAGGCATCAGCAGCGTCGGTTCCCGCTCTCGAGGACGGCAACAAAGGCAAGGTCGCTGGCAAGCAGGGGAAGTTTTGGCCCGGTGATACGCGCCTGGTAGTTTCAGTGTCGATGCAGTTCGAGGCCGGTGGTCAGCCTGCGAAAGGCACGGACAGCCCGTTCCCTCGTGTAGATTTTCCAGACAGTGTGCCTTCGGATGCTGCCGCGAATACCTGGTTTGCCTACGGCTACCGGGAAGGTATACCGCGAATGCTTGATCTGTGGGATCGCTACGGAGTGAAAGTCACTTGTCACATGATCGGCGAAGCCGCTCAGCGTCACCCGGAGTTGGCCAGGGAAATAGTGAGGCGCGGCCATGAGGCGTCTGGTCACGGGCCGCGCTGGAGCTCTCAATATGCGATGGGGCGAGATGAAGAGCGAAAGTTTTTACAACAAGCACGGGACATGGTCGCAGAAGTAACGGGCCAGAGTCCTGCGGGGTACAACTGCAATTGGTTACGGCGTGGCCCAAATACGCTATCACTGCTGCAAGAGTTGGGTTATCTCTATCATATTGACGATCTTAGTCGTGACGAGCCTTTTATTGAGAAGGTGAATAATAAAGACTTTGTGGTAGTTCCGTATACATTGCGCAATAACGACATTCTGTTGGTTGAGGGTCGTAATTATTCACCAAGTCAGTTTTTGGAACAGATAAAATTAGACTTTGATCAGTTGTATGAAGAGAGCAGTACTCGCCGTCGAATGATGTCTGTCAGCGCCCATGATCGCATCAGTGGCTCCCCTCAAATGGTTCGTGTATGGGGAGAGTTTCTGAAATATGCTAATAGTCATGCGGGCGTGAAGTTTATGCGTAAGGATGAAATCGCTCGCTACACCCTGGAAAGTCCACTCTCGTATAGAGAGTCAGAAACGATATAGGTTAGATCAGGTTTGCCCACCCTATAGGTTTTGAAGAGATTTAAGTTTCATCCCGATCAAGGATCATGAGAACCCGCGATATTCGACCATAACGCGAATGTTCTGGATGGTTTCGGTGAACATAAGTTTTACGAGCAGGCTCGCTCCTGCAGAAGCCAGAACTGATGAGCGCCGGGTAATTTTCAAGGACCTTGAAAGAGATGGTTTTAAATGGCTTTCGGTAGGCTGTGATTTTATCATCACCCCGATAAATTGCGTATGAGGCGCTGTATGTCCATGAATATAAAAGTTGTTAATTGGCTGTCATTGTTGATCACCACCATGCTGGTTGTATTGTCGGTTAGTTCGTTTTTTATCTACTCCATTTCGAGCTGGACGCTAATGTCGCTAGTGGGGTTGATCGTGTTGCTGGTGTTGTCTTTTTTTTCGCTATGGCAACGTCCATACTCGTTTTTTGCATGGCTTGCTACGATGTTTTCATTGCTTGTAGTCGGTCGTTTATTTTCCACTATGCGCCTCAGCGCCTTGAGTGAAACCGGATCAGCGCTCGATCCGCTACTTCTGGCAGAAACGGGTCCTGGATTACCTTGGGTAACCTGGACGTGTGTAGGGTTATTTGTCTTGTTGATGCTAAAGCTCTGGAGCATTATTCAGCACGATCGCAGTGTGGCTGGTACAAGTTCAGAGCAATGGGGCATGACCGCAATCAGGGTTTATGTCGGTTTGATGTTCATTGCTCATTTCGCCGGGCATTTGTTCGCCGGCCCCCAGGCGTTTGAAGTGTTTCGTAATTACTTCGGGAGTATAGGCCTGCCGTATCCAGCCTATTTTGTGGTGCTGGCCGGGCTAATAGAGTTGGCTGTAGCGTTTGGGCTGGCGTTTGGCTTTCTAACGCGTTTGGCGGCCTTCGGCGGCGCCGTGTACCTGCTGGTGTCCGTTGGAATGGGCGGACACTACGGCGTGGGTTACATATGGGTGTTGCCTACGGGGGGCTGGGAGTTTCCTGCTCTTTGGGCCTTTGTTGTAGGGGTTTTTGCATTTACGGGAGCCGGTCCTGTTTCTGTTGATAATTACCTGCGAACTCCGCGCCGCTGATATATGACGGTTAGGGCTCTACAACACCCACTTTGATCTCTGCTGGCTTTGTTAAGGGGTTGCGATTGCCTGCGCCAATTGCGTCTGCCTACCGAGCAGGCCAATAGCCGTGCGCATTATCCGGATTAACTGGAATATGTTTCCCGAACTGAGTCGATTATCAAGAAATCCCCTCGTGGATATTCTGTAGTCATTGCCCCCCCGACGATTTACCAGGAGACACTGATGTCCACACTTTTCACACTAGGCGTTGTTGGTCAACTTAACACGCCCAACCGTGTTGTCATGGCACCCATGACTCGATCGCGCAGCACCCAGCCTGGCGATGTGCCGAACGCCATGAACGCGTTGTATTACGCGCAGCGTGCGTCGGCTGCGTTCATTGTTACTGAAGCCACGCAGATTTCGCCCCAGGGCAAGGGCTATTCCTTCACCCCAGGGATTTACAGTGAAGAACAGGTCGCAGGCTGGCGCTTGGTGACCGATGCGGTGCATGCCGCTGGCGGACGTATTTTCCTGCAGTTGTGGCATGTAGGGCGCATGTCGCACCCTGACTTCCACAATGGCGAATTACCGGTCGCGCCTTCCGCGATTGCGTTTGATGGCAGCATCTGGAAAGTGGATGCCGAATCGGGTGTCGGCAGTATGGCCCAGTGCCCGATACCACGGGCACTGGAGCGCGACGAAATCCACGCTATCGTCGACGATTATCGTAAGGCCGCGCGTAATGCCATGACGGCAGGTTTCGACGGTGTCGAAGTGCATGGGGCCAATGGCTACCTGATCGACCAGTTCCTGCGTACCACGTCGAACACGCGTACGGATGAATACGGCGGATCTCGCGAGAACCGCCTGCGCTTTCTCAAGGAAGTCATGGATGCGGTAGTTGATGAAGTCGGGAGCGATCGCACGGCGATACGGATTGCGCCGTTTCTTACAGCGCGCGGCATGGCCTGCCCGGACATTCTGCCGACTTTGCTGGAGGCAACCAGCTATTTGCAGGACAAGGGCATTGCGTACCTGCACCTGGTCGAAGCGGACTGGGATGATGCCCCCAAGTTTCCCGAGGACTTCCGCCAAGCCGTGCGCGAGCGCTTTCGCAATGCGATTGTGGTGGCCGGCAAGTACGACCTGGAACTTGCTGAGTGGGTACTGGAAAAAGGCTACGCAGACTTTATCGCCTTCGGACGCAAGTTTGTCGCCAACCCGGATCTGCCGTTGCGGTTGGAGAAGGGTTACCCGTTAGCCGGCCTGGAGGGGGCTGAGTTGTTTGGCGGTACCGAACGTGGTTACTCGGACTTTGCTGCCTGGGCTCAGTAGGGCTGAAAGCTGCACGTCTGATCCAAAAAATCTCCTTGGAGCGCGCTCAGGTCGCCAGCTTCAAGGAGATTTCGTCCATCAGCAGTTTGACCCGGCGCGGTACTGCGTGGCCGGAAGGGTAGACAATCTGCAAGTCCACGCCCGGCAGGGAGTAGGTCTCCAGCACCTCGACCAGTCGGCGTGCGTCCAAGTCATCACGCACATCGATGTAGGACTTGATACAGATGCCGTGACCCGCCTGGCACCATTGGCGCACCTGATCGCCATCATTGGCAATACGCCTGCCCGACACCAGCACCTTGAACGTACGGCCATCGGCGTAGAACTGCCATTCACGGTGGATGCTGCTGCCAAAGCGCATCAGGATGCACTGCTGCTGCACCAAGTCCGATGGGTGTTGGGGAGTGCCGTGGGCCATGAGATAGGCGGGGGATGCACACACGACCCTACGGCCCTCGCTGAGTTTTCTGACGCGCAGGGTGCTGTCGGGCAGGGCGCCATATCGAATGGCAAAATCGATGCCTTGCCCCGCCAGATCCAGGTAGCCATCGGTCAGGTTCAGGTCGAGGCTGACGTCGGGATGTTCCTGCAGAAAATCATCGAGGATTGGCACGATGCGGTTGCGCCCCAGGTCGACGGGGGCGCTCAGGCGTATCAGGCCCGAGATCCGCTCGGTGCCCAGTTTGATATTGCTCTCGATGTCTTCAGCCTCTGCGAGCAGGCGCCGGGCGCCCTCCATCAGCATCCGTCCTTCGTCCGTCAGGCTGATCGAGCGCGTGGTACGGGTCAGCAGGGTTGCGCCGTAGTGCCTTTCCAAAGCCCCAAGCCGTTCTGATACAGACGTGGGCGACAGCCCTACCTCGCGGCCTGCCGCCGACAATCCGCCTTTCTCCACAATCACTAA from Pseudomonas baetica includes the following:
- a CDS encoding alkene reductase, producing MMSTLFTLGVVGQLNTPNRVVMAPMTRSRSTQPGDVPNAMNALYYAQRASAAFIVTEATQISPQGKGYSFTPGIYSEEQVAGWRLVTDAVHAAGGRIFLQLWHVGRMSHPDFHNGELPVAPSAIAFDGSIWKVDAESGVGSMAQCPIPRALERDEIHAIVDDYRKAARNAMTAGFDGVEVHGANGYLIDQFLRTTSNTRTDEYGGSRENRLRFLKEVMDAVVDEVGSDRTAIRIAPFLTARGMACPDILPTLLEATSYLQDKGIAYLHLVEADWDDAPKFPEDFRQAVRERFRNAIVVAGKYDLELAEWVLEKGYADFIAFGRKFVANPDLPLRLEKGYPLAGLEGAELFGGTERGYSDFAAWAQ
- a CDS encoding LysR family transcriptional regulator, with the protein product MLFENLALFLVIVEKGGLSAAGREVGLSPTSVSERLGALERHYGATLLTRTTRSISLTDEGRMLMEGARRLLAEAEDIESNIKLGTERISGLIRLSAPVDLGRNRIVPILDDFLQEHPDVSLDLNLTDGYLDLAGQGIDFAIRYGALPDSTLRVRKLSEGRRVVCASPAYLMAHGTPQHPSDLVQQQCILMRFGSSIHREWQFYADGRTFKVLVSGRRIANDGDQVRQWCQAGHGICIKSYIDVRDDLDARRLVEVLETYSLPGVDLQIVYPSGHAVPRRVKLLMDEISLKLAT